The Rhizobium leguminosarum genome includes a region encoding these proteins:
- a CDS encoding DUF1254 domain-containing protein, whose translation MLRIFFAILTGLFGAALLHLVIILSLPHFTGRDAATRVEAEGDLNNFYLLGDQYDEAGLANGDPFLRTAVCSFDVEDAPVHFTAKGNVPFWSIAIYDSASNEVFSMNDRTSVGGALDVLAGSPIQLTDLRKNLPQELQQAILVEMARPDGYAVLRTLAPQASFDEAARNFLTEAGCEQFAAR comes from the coding sequence ATGCTTAGGATATTCTTCGCCATCCTGACCGGCCTTTTCGGCGCAGCCCTGCTGCATCTCGTCATCATCCTGTCGCTGCCGCATTTCACCGGCAGGGATGCGGCGACCCGCGTGGAGGCAGAGGGCGACCTCAACAATTTCTACCTGCTCGGCGACCAATATGACGAGGCAGGCCTTGCCAATGGCGACCCCTTCCTGCGCACCGCCGTCTGCTCCTTCGACGTCGAGGATGCGCCGGTACATTTCACCGCCAAGGGCAATGTGCCTTTCTGGTCGATCGCGATCTATGACAGCGCCTCCAACGAGGTCTTCAGCATGAACGACAGGACATCGGTCGGCGGCGCGCTCGATGTGCTGGCCGGCAGTCCCATCCAACTGACGGACCTGCGCAAGAACTTGCCGCAGGAGCTGCAGCAGGCAATCCTGGTGGAAATGGCACGGCCGGACGGCTATGCCGTGCTGCGGACGCTGGCGCCGCAGGCGAGCTTCGATGAGGCTGCGCGCAACTTCCTGACGGAAGCCGGCTGCGAGCAATTCGCCGCTCGCTAA
- a CDS encoding DUF1214 domain-containing protein: protein MFRFPLFIAITLIVAFGGGIMISLYALDATQGFGAIKLGAWEAFPALQTVEADPYAKSHRARAGKLLYGSAEGLTFTASVDDEGARLNAGCRYRISGQTPPARLWTLFTADNGGNPAAVKTGHPSALNSWTVLRNQDSSFSVEISAVAQPGNWLALPEAGTFRLVLTLFDTPTAGSSGVIDLAMPKLTKTGCGNA, encoded by the coding sequence GTGTTTCGATTCCCCCTCTTTATCGCGATCACGCTGATCGTCGCCTTCGGCGGCGGGATCATGATTTCGCTGTATGCTCTGGACGCGACACAGGGTTTCGGGGCGATCAAGCTCGGCGCCTGGGAGGCCTTTCCGGCGTTGCAGACGGTCGAGGCCGATCCTTATGCCAAGTCGCACCGGGCGCGCGCCGGCAAGCTGCTCTATGGCAGCGCCGAGGGCCTGACGTTTACGGCGAGTGTCGATGACGAGGGCGCGCGGCTGAATGCCGGCTGCCGCTACCGCATCAGCGGGCAGACACCGCCTGCCCGGCTCTGGACCCTCTTTACCGCCGACAATGGCGGCAATCCGGCAGCGGTGAAGACCGGGCATCCCTCAGCGCTCAATTCCTGGACGGTGCTGCGCAATCAAGACAGCAGTTTCTCGGTTGAGATCTCCGCCGTCGCGCAGCCGGGCAACTGGCTGGCCTTGCCAGAGGCCGGCACCTTCCGGCTGGTGCTGACGCTGTTCGACACACCGACAGCCGGCAGTTCCGGCGTGATCGACCTCGCCATGCCGAAGCTCACCAAGACCGGATGCGGCAATGCTTAG
- a CDS encoding transglycosylase domain-containing protein → MQDPDNPGNGPENGPEKRPGKAANEAAEKRPAKSRHILLRIDSWIDSTVWNAGFRAAEIWEDITIFFRRFRVRGWKRMVFELAGEGLTLGAAGSVLMLLLAQPAFEATKEDWRNRGDFAVTFTDRYGNVIGHRGVIHQNSVPIDELPDSLIKSVLATEDRRFFDHFGIDFIGLFRAMSENARAGEVVQGGSTLTQQLAKNLFLSNERSIDRKVTEAFLALWLEANLSKKEILSTYLDRAYMGGGTFGAAAAAQFYFGKNITDVNLAESAMLAGLFKAPAKYAPHVNLPAARARANEVLTNLVQSGLMTEGQVIAARRNPATVVDRNEVESPDFFLDWAFDEVQRLSSRFHQHSLIVRTTIDMGIQQAAEDSVETSLREYGEAYHAKQGAMVMIENGGAVRAMVGGRDYGESQFNRASRALRQPGSSFKVYTYAVAMESGMTPQTTIVDAPIYWGNWSPHNYANRYAGRITLETAIAQSINTVPVRLAKEKLGIQPIRAMAKNLGVETPIRDDVTIPIGTSEVTVLDQATAYATFPAGGYQSRRHGITQILDYDGDVLYDFDRDEPAPKRVLSEQADAYMNQMLSRVPYVGTARKAALDNGILTAGKTGTTQAYRDAWFVGFTGNYTCAVWFGNDDYTSTNEMTGGSLPAMTFKRAMDYAHQGVTLRAIPGVENPLPSEKDLAKTAAAKPQDGLPQLIRPRMLSVQSTGILKKLGEKLKDAAPLAPAKVASAE, encoded by the coding sequence GTGCAAGATCCGGACAACCCAGGAAATGGGCCAGAAAACGGGCCAGAAAAAAGGCCCGGAAAAGCGGCGAACGAGGCGGCGGAAAAGCGGCCGGCGAAGAGCCGTCACATTCTGCTGCGCATCGATTCCTGGATCGATTCGACCGTCTGGAACGCCGGCTTCCGCGCCGCCGAGATCTGGGAAGACATCACCATTTTCTTCCGCCGCTTCCGCGTGCGCGGCTGGAAGCGCATGGTCTTCGAACTTGCCGGCGAAGGGCTAACGCTCGGGGCGGCCGGCTCGGTGCTGATGCTGCTGCTTGCCCAGCCTGCCTTCGAGGCGACCAAGGAAGACTGGCGCAACCGCGGCGATTTCGCCGTCACCTTCACCGACCGCTACGGCAATGTCATCGGCCATCGCGGCGTCATCCACCAGAATTCCGTACCGATCGACGAGCTGCCGGATTCGCTGATCAAATCGGTGCTCGCCACCGAGGACCGGCGCTTCTTCGACCATTTCGGCATCGATTTCATCGGCCTCTTCCGCGCTATGAGCGAGAATGCGCGCGCCGGCGAAGTCGTGCAGGGCGGCTCGACGCTGACGCAGCAGCTCGCCAAGAACCTGTTCCTGTCGAACGAACGCTCGATCGACCGCAAGGTCACCGAGGCGTTCCTGGCGCTTTGGCTCGAGGCGAACCTTTCCAAGAAGGAAATCCTCTCCACCTATCTCGACCGCGCCTATATGGGCGGCGGCACTTTTGGCGCAGCGGCGGCGGCGCAGTTCTATTTCGGCAAGAACATCACCGATGTGAACCTCGCCGAATCCGCCATGCTTGCCGGGCTGTTCAAGGCGCCGGCGAAATACGCGCCGCATGTCAACCTGCCGGCGGCGCGTGCCCGCGCCAACGAAGTGCTGACCAATCTGGTGCAAAGCGGGCTGATGACCGAGGGCCAGGTGATCGCCGCAAGGCGCAATCCGGCCACCGTCGTCGACCGCAACGAGGTGGAATCGCCCGATTTCTTCCTCGATTGGGCTTTCGACGAGGTCCAGCGGCTTTCGTCGCGCTTCCACCAGCATTCGCTGATCGTGCGCACGACGATCGACATGGGCATCCAGCAGGCGGCGGAGGATTCGGTCGAAACGTCGTTGCGAGAATATGGCGAGGCCTATCACGCCAAGCAGGGCGCGATGGTGATGATCGAAAACGGCGGCGCCGTCCGCGCCATGGTCGGCGGCCGGGATTACGGCGAGAGCCAGTTCAACCGCGCCAGCAGGGCGCTGCGCCAGCCAGGCTCGTCCTTCAAAGTTTACACCTATGCGGTGGCGATGGAGAGCGGCATGACGCCGCAGACGACGATCGTCGATGCGCCGATCTACTGGGGCAACTGGAGCCCGCACAATTACGCAAACCGCTATGCCGGCCGCATCACGCTTGAGACCGCGATCGCCCAGTCGATCAACACCGTGCCGGTGCGGCTCGCCAAGGAGAAGCTCGGTATTCAGCCGATCCGGGCGATGGCGAAGAACCTCGGCGTCGAAACGCCGATCCGCGACGACGTCACCATCCCGATTGGCACCTCCGAGGTGACGGTCCTCGACCAGGCGACGGCCTACGCCACCTTCCCGGCCGGCGGCTACCAGTCGCGCCGCCACGGCATCACCCAGATCCTCGATTACGACGGCGACGTTCTCTATGATTTCGACCGCGACGAACCGGCGCCGAAGCGTGTGCTGTCCGAACAGGCCGACGCCTATATGAACCAGATGCTGTCGCGCGTTCCCTATGTCGGCACGGCGCGCAAGGCGGCCCTCGACAATGGCATCCTGACGGCCGGCAAGACCGGCACGACCCAGGCCTATCGCGACGCCTGGTTCGTCGGCTTCACCGGCAATTACACCTGCGCCGTGTGGTTCGGCAATGACGACTACACCTCGACCAACGAGATGACCGGCGGTTCGCTGCCTGCGATGACCTTCAAGCGCGCCATGGATTACGCCCATCAGGGTGTCACGCTGCGCGCCATCCCCGGCGTCGAAAACCCCCTGCCCTCGGAAAAGGACCTCGCCAAGACCGCCGCCGCCAAGCCGCAGGACGGATTGCCGCAGCTCATCCGGCCGCGCATGCTCTCGGTTCAATCGACCGGCATCCTCAAGAAGCTCGGCGAAAAACTCAAGGATGCCGCCCCGCTCGCGCCGGCGAAGGTCGCGAGCGCGGAGTAG
- a CDS encoding YcgN family cysteine cluster protein, translated as MNDLPFWKSKTLAEMTIAEWESLCDGCGLCCLNKIEEWDSGDIYFTSVSCKLLDGESCRCSSYENRWDFVPDCVQLTKENVPDIAWLPPTCGYRLVNEGRDLYWWHPLVSGDPETVHAAGISARGRAINENEIDLDDLEDYVVDWPLTVGEEKDDEDA; from the coding sequence ATGAACGATCTGCCCTTCTGGAAGAGTAAGACGCTTGCCGAAATGACCATCGCTGAGTGGGAAAGCCTCTGCGACGGCTGCGGCCTCTGTTGTCTCAACAAGATCGAGGAATGGGATAGCGGCGATATCTATTTCACCTCGGTCAGCTGCAAGCTTCTCGACGGCGAAAGCTGCCGCTGCTCCAGCTATGAGAACCGCTGGGATTTCGTGCCGGACTGCGTGCAGCTGACCAAGGAGAATGTGCCCGATATCGCCTGGCTGCCGCCCACCTGCGGCTACCGGCTGGTCAATGAAGGCCGCGACCTCTACTGGTGGCACCCGCTCGTCTCCGGCGACCCGGAGACCGTCCATGCCGCCGGCATTTCCGCGCGAGGCCGCGCGATCAACGAAAATGAGATCGATCTCGACGATCTCGAAGACTACGTCGTCGACTGGCCGCTGACCGTGGGCGAGGAGAAGGACGACGAGGACGCCTGA
- a CDS encoding TerC family protein: MNLSFLFVEWLGTPLWMWSSFFALVIAILSFDLGILHKQNKEIGVGESVRLSALYIALGLTFGGWVWWYLGSEAGLAYMTGFVVEKTLALDNVFVIALIFSFFAVPRIYQHRVLFWGILGVIVLRAIMIGVGATLVAEFAWLLYIFAAFLVVTGIKMLVIKEAEPDVSKNILVRFMRSRFNVTEEHHGERFFVRKANPRTGRMTWFITPLFMALVMVEVADVIFAVDSVPAIFAITTDPFIVYTSNIFAILGLRALYFALAAMIHRFRYLKPALAIVLIFIGSKIFLADLLGLEKFPAALSLSITFAIIAAGVVWSLLKTRDPQQPA, from the coding sequence TTGAATCTCTCTTTTTTGTTCGTCGAGTGGCTGGGAACGCCGCTCTGGATGTGGTCGAGCTTTTTCGCCCTCGTCATCGCCATTCTGTCGTTCGACCTCGGTATTCTTCATAAGCAGAACAAGGAAATCGGCGTCGGCGAAAGCGTCAGGCTTTCCGCTCTCTATATCGCGCTCGGCCTTACCTTCGGTGGTTGGGTATGGTGGTACCTCGGCTCCGAGGCCGGCCTTGCCTATATGACGGGCTTCGTCGTCGAAAAGACGCTGGCTCTCGACAACGTCTTCGTCATCGCCCTGATCTTCTCCTTCTTTGCCGTGCCGCGCATCTACCAGCACCGGGTGCTCTTCTGGGGCATTCTCGGCGTCATCGTACTGCGCGCCATCATGATCGGCGTCGGCGCGACTCTGGTCGCCGAATTCGCCTGGCTACTCTATATCTTCGCCGCCTTCCTGGTCGTCACAGGCATCAAGATGCTGGTCATCAAGGAGGCAGAACCTGATGTCTCGAAGAACATCCTCGTGCGCTTCATGCGCAGCCGCTTCAACGTCACCGAGGAACATCACGGCGAGCGGTTCTTCGTCAGAAAGGCAAATCCCAGGACGGGGAGGATGACCTGGTTCATCACGCCGCTCTTCATGGCGCTGGTGATGGTCGAAGTGGCCGACGTCATCTTCGCCGTGGATTCGGTCCCCGCGATCTTCGCGATCACCACCGATCCGTTCATCGTCTACACCTCGAACATCTTCGCGATCCTCGGCCTTCGCGCCCTTTACTTCGCGCTTGCGGCGATGATTCATCGCTTCCGTTACCTGAAGCCGGCGCTTGCCATCGTGCTGATCTTCATCGGCTCGAAGATCTTCCTCGCCGATCTGCTGGGCCTTGAAAAATTCCCGGCCGCGCTCTCGCTCAGCATCACCTTCGCGATCATCGCTGCCGGCGTGGTCTGGAGCCTCCTCAAGACGCGGGATCCGCAGCAGCCCGCCTGA